One Aerococcus urinaeequi DNA segment encodes these proteins:
- a CDS encoding polysaccharide pyruvyl transferase family protein, producing the protein MIKVIQKLNNYILERNIQKQLNSSKKKIIMFDIPEHGNIGDQCIALAQKEFVENNFKDFDYIEIPARLSEKMIPNVIQAMDSNSIVALHGGGNFGDLYPSHDQVRHSVIKAFKKNMIIQFPQSAYFSSEYVLDGKLASSQRCYSNNYNFKILAREKKTYTLLQEYFPKNDTYLVPDIVFSMERKGFVGNRNGVVTLFRQDFEASLDSKIKTAVVELVNQSFDKVDNSDTHLGEGVIIKLNNRDEIVFSKLKEISNYELVLTDRLHGMIFAYLTNTPCIVFDNNNHKISQTYYTWLQDCQSIKLIENYDLENIKITINEVINKKSDNFHLKNEFTPLIDLVKVEE; encoded by the coding sequence ATGATTAAAGTCATTCAAAAGTTAAATAATTATATTTTAGAAAGAAATATACAAAAACAACTTAATAGTAGTAAAAAAAAGATTATAATGTTTGATATTCCAGAACATGGAAATATTGGTGACCAGTGTATCGCCCTAGCTCAAAAAGAATTTGTTGAAAATAACTTCAAAGACTTTGATTATATTGAGATCCCTGCTAGGTTATCGGAAAAAATGATCCCTAATGTAATTCAAGCTATGGACTCCAATTCAATAGTTGCATTACATGGAGGGGGAAATTTTGGAGATCTTTATCCCTCACATGACCAAGTTAGGCATAGCGTTATTAAGGCATTTAAAAAGAATATGATTATTCAATTTCCACAATCTGCATATTTCTCTTCAGAATACGTATTAGATGGTAAACTAGCTTCAAGTCAAAGGTGCTATTCTAATAATTATAATTTTAAAATTCTTGCAAGAGAGAAGAAAACGTATACGTTATTGCAGGAATACTTTCCAAAAAATGATACTTATCTCGTACCGGATATAGTTTTTTCGATGGAGAGAAAAGGATTCGTAGGTAATCGAAATGGAGTTGTTACTTTATTTAGACAAGATTTTGAAGCATCTTTAGATTCAAAAATAAAAACTGCTGTAGTAGAATTAGTAAATCAATCATTTGATAAGGTAGATAATAGTGATACGCATCTTGGTGAAGGAGTGATTATTAAGCTTAATAATAGGGATGAAATAGTTTTCTCTAAGTTAAAAGAAATTTCTAATTATGAGTTAGTACTGACTGATAGACTACATGGGATGATTTTTGCTTACCTAACGAACACACCATGTATTGTATTTGATAATAATAATCACAAAATAAGTCAAACATATTATACTTGGCTGCAAGATTGCCAAAGTATTAAATTGATTGAGAATTATGATTTAGAAAATATTAAGATTACAATAAATGAAGTGATAAATAAAAAAAGTGATAATTTCCATTTAAAAAATGAGTTCACTCCATTAATTGACTTAGTGAAAGTAGAAGAATAA
- a CDS encoding glycosyltransferase, which produces MNILYFGKISENEVFVELEKKQKPYVIAQTMYEKAICEELKLRDDVKLDINTIFQTEYFPNDKLIINKNSKKLSYYYIPYINLPFLRELSYFIISCIRILFWKFKHRKDDELIIYSSNHFPPVSMAIVLIGGLLRIPKVVTFTDLPLFTYSQEKILKMKIYKRVIIKPYLRLVNLLQQKYDGYILFSKAMNKIVNKRGAPNCIVEGAYNSDQIDLSITSKPKEFIIAHAGTLNREVGIEKIIEVFDNIKTENVQLWLIGTGDMTPDIIEKANLDSRIKYFGFLPKPEVFSLLKKATLLINLRNPEDIYTKYSFPSKMFEYMVSGTPTLTTKIEGIPTEYYNYVYSVDGYESNDIAKEIDDILGKDKFELTSIGLKAREYVIQNKNASIQANKIAALLKKVIA; this is translated from the coding sequence TTGAATATTTTATATTTTGGGAAAATTAGTGAGAATGAAGTATTTGTAGAGTTGGAAAAAAAGCAAAAACCGTATGTTATCGCACAAACAATGTATGAAAAAGCAATTTGTGAAGAATTAAAATTACGAGATGATGTAAAACTTGATATTAACACTATTTTCCAAACTGAGTATTTTCCTAATGATAAGCTGATCATCAATAAGAATTCAAAAAAATTAAGTTATTACTATATTCCGTATATTAATCTACCATTTTTAAGAGAATTAAGTTATTTTATAATTTCTTGTATAAGAATACTTTTTTGGAAATTTAAACATAGAAAAGATGATGAGTTAATTATATATTCAAGTAATCATTTTCCACCCGTATCTATGGCTATAGTGTTAATAGGAGGCCTTCTAAGAATACCAAAAGTAGTGACATTCACAGACCTCCCATTATTTACATATTCTCAAGAGAAGATTCTAAAAATGAAGATCTACAAAAGAGTAATAATCAAACCTTATTTAAGGTTAGTGAATCTATTACAGCAAAAATATGATGGTTATATTCTATTTTCAAAAGCAATGAATAAAATAGTCAATAAGAGGGGAGCACCAAATTGTATAGTTGAAGGAGCGTATAATAGTGATCAAATTGATTTATCAATTACTTCTAAACCTAAAGAATTTATTATTGCACATGCCGGAACATTAAATAGAGAAGTAGGTATAGAAAAAATAATAGAAGTATTTGATAATATTAAAACTGAAAATGTTCAATTATGGTTGATAGGTACAGGAGATATGACCCCGGATATAATTGAGAAGGCTAATCTAGATTCTCGAATTAAATATTTTGGATTTTTGCCAAAGCCTGAGGTGTTTAGTTTATTAAAGAAGGCAACTTTACTGATAAATTTGAGAAATCCAGAAGATATTTATACAAAATATTCATTCCCTTCCAAGATGTTCGAATATATGGTATCAGGCACGCCTACTCTAACAACTAAAATAGAGGGAATACCAACCGAATATTATAACTATGTGTATTCGGTTGATGGTTATGAAAGCAATGATATTGCAAAGGAAATTGATGACATTTTGGGTAAAGATAAATTTGAGTTAACTAGTATAGGTTTGAAAGCTAGAGAATACGTTATTCAAAATAAGAATGCATCTATACAAGCTAATAAGATAGCAGCGTTGCTTAAAAAAGTGATTGCTTAA
- a CDS encoding lipopolysaccharide biosynthesis protein, with amino-acid sequence MEKYKKLFNNSIIFIIGNFGSKLINLIMVPLYTQALSLEEYGNVDLVTTTINLLIPIITLEFGQSVIRFVIESNTKEKKQNIFNLIIIVSIVITVIALLLLPIVNYFNLFGNNYKYFIILLLLNSYSGILAQFARGIGKIRAFAFNGILVTIITVSLNILFLVVLNYGLDGYFISLIIANFISVLYLFMICGGLVHIRKFTFRVKDISKMFSYSIPLIPNSVIWWIINGSTRYFILYFVGTAGNGLFAVANKIPSIISIFTSIFSQAWQISSFEEYRQDSKDTSSFYSKVYSLYFVGLMTVGSSILLILKPLMSFLVSESFYIGWQIVPGLVLAVIYQSLSGFIGTIYTASKNTKGVFSTSIYGGLLSAIFNMIFIPFLGVNGAGIGMALSFLLMFVIRFIDTRKFVKIQLNLSNFIISNLIYVGQSISIFLWDGLLLIFINIIFLSCILLINRQVILALAKTIFKR; translated from the coding sequence ATGGAGAAATATAAGAAGTTATTCAATAATTCAATAATTTTTATTATTGGGAATTTTGGTAGCAAATTAATTAATTTAATAATGGTACCGCTATATACACAAGCACTTTCTCTTGAAGAATATGGTAATGTTGACTTGGTCACAACAACTATCAATTTATTAATCCCAATTATTACTTTGGAGTTTGGTCAATCGGTAATCCGCTTTGTTATTGAGAGTAATACAAAAGAAAAAAAGCAAAATATATTTAATTTAATTATTATTGTGAGTATAGTAATAACAGTTATTGCACTATTATTATTACCTATTGTAAATTACTTCAACTTATTCGGAAATAATTACAAGTATTTTATAATTCTACTATTACTCAATTCTTATAGTGGAATATTGGCTCAATTTGCAAGGGGTATAGGGAAAATAAGAGCTTTTGCTTTTAATGGGATATTAGTTACTATAATTACAGTATCATTAAATATACTATTCTTAGTAGTTTTAAATTATGGTTTAGATGGTTATTTCATTAGTTTGATTATAGCAAATTTTATTTCAGTATTATATTTATTTATGATATGTGGTGGATTAGTACATATTAGAAAATTTACCTTTAGAGTTAAAGATATATCTAAAATGTTTAGCTATTCGATTCCGTTAATCCCAAATAGTGTGATTTGGTGGATAATAAATGGTTCGACTAGGTATTTTATTCTATACTTTGTGGGAACTGCCGGTAATGGGTTATTTGCTGTTGCTAATAAAATTCCCTCGATAATATCTATTTTTACCTCAATATTTTCTCAAGCGTGGCAAATATCCTCATTCGAGGAATACAGACAAGATTCTAAAGATACAAGTTCGTTTTATTCAAAGGTCTATTCATTATATTTTGTTGGTTTAATGACTGTAGGGTCGAGCATATTGTTAATTTTAAAACCTTTAATGAGCTTTCTTGTTTCTGAATCCTTTTACATAGGTTGGCAAATTGTTCCAGGATTGGTTTTAGCTGTGATTTATCAGAGTTTATCTGGATTTATTGGCACTATATATACAGCTTCTAAAAATACTAAAGGGGTATTTTCTACATCTATTTATGGTGGACTCCTTTCTGCCATCTTTAATATGATATTTATTCCATTTTTAGGTGTGAATGGAGCGGGAATTGGGATGGCATTAAGTTTTCTTCTTATGTTCGTAATAAGATTCATTGATACCAGAAAATTTGTAAAAATACAGTTAAATCTCAGTAATTTTATAATTAGTAATTTGATATATGTTGGTCAATCGATATCTATTTTTTTATGGGATGGGTTATTACTAATTTTTATTAACATTATCTTCTTATCATGTATATTACTTATCAATAGACAGGTTATATTGGCTTTAGCCAAAACTATTTTTAAAAGATAG
- a CDS encoding glycosyltransferase family 2 protein codes for MKNNLLSVVIPTKNRPDFLKNALLCFEPFCEDLDIVVVDDGSCDKNRELNRNLTTNIAIYFYNMTSTGGGGARNLGSELTDSQYIWFFDDDDIVEEATVRDVLNILSSGDGSDIYLLPMAVFKKNELIKTVIPTLEKNNFNVYRNSIHQVNTSCTIMKRSKFVQVGKWDSNFAAGQDTDLFLRLSLVSSYSCISTKPVSIQTDHHDRITKNINKRRKGTYQFLKKNWKLMSVYNIFKYIKSYIYYTYLIIKEM; via the coding sequence ATGAAAAACAACTTATTAAGTGTCGTTATTCCTACAAAAAATAGACCTGACTTCTTAAAAAATGCTCTACTTTGTTTTGAACCTTTTTGTGAAGATTTGGATATTGTGGTGGTGGATGATGGATCTTGCGATAAAAATCGCGAATTAAATCGTAACCTTACAACTAATATTGCAATCTATTTTTATAATATGACATCAACCGGTGGTGGAGGGGCTCGTAACCTAGGTTCCGAGCTAACCGATAGTCAATATATTTGGTTTTTTGATGATGACGATATTGTGGAGGAAGCTACCGTTAGAGATGTATTAAATATTCTGAGCTCCGGAGATGGAAGCGATATATATCTATTACCCATGGCTGTCTTTAAAAAAAATGAATTAATCAAAACTGTTATTCCAACTTTAGAGAAGAATAATTTCAATGTGTATAGGAATTCTATTCATCAAGTAAATACTTCGTGTACAATTATGAAAAGGAGTAAATTTGTTCAGGTAGGTAAGTGGGATTCTAATTTTGCGGCAGGACAGGATACTGATCTATTTTTGAGACTTTCTCTTGTTTCATCCTATAGTTGCATTAGTACAAAACCTGTTAGCATCCAAACAGATCATCACGATAGAATTACTAAAAATATAAACAAACGTCGTAAAGGTACATATCAATTTCTTAAAAAAAATTGGAAGTTAATGTCAGTTTATAATATATTTAAATATATAAAAAGTTATATTTATTATACCTATCTCATTATAAAAGAGATGTAG
- a CDS encoding glycosyltransferase, translating into MNNPLVSIVMPVYNVENYLEEALDSIFLQTYKNIELIAVNDGSTDNSKEILERFIQNNPLQRYKIINQSNKGLSGARNTGIKNITGKYTYFFDSDDKITPNSIQELVEFAEKNNTDIVRFNAISFYDNDYSNTSKELPVYDEPNLQTGKVYKRDEYVSVLDRIHSPVWLYFYKSELIKDNKLTFYYGILHEDELFTPVAMFYAKRIGYLGSPFFHRRYRTGSIMTLQTKEQSKKHLLGYMTVVKELHKFEVENKLDLAFKKYFERIYKRIGTSIFGAKDLKIRENLKLIELGVNPFRAINKKIRARGNLNKKGISND; encoded by the coding sequence ATGAATAATCCATTAGTTTCAATAGTTATGCCAGTATATAATGTAGAAAATTATTTAGAAGAAGCATTAGATAGTATATTTTTGCAAACTTATAAAAATATAGAACTAATTGCTGTAAATGATGGAAGTACAGATAACTCAAAGGAAATTCTAGAACGATTTATTCAAAATAATCCATTACAAAGATATAAAATAATCAATCAGTCTAATAAAGGATTATCCGGAGCTAGAAATACAGGTATTAAAAATATAACAGGTAAATATACTTATTTTTTTGATAGCGATGATAAAATCACTCCTAATAGTATTCAGGAACTGGTTGAATTTGCTGAGAAAAATAATACTGATATTGTAAGATTTAATGCTATAAGTTTTTATGATAACGATTATTCGAATACTTCTAAAGAATTACCTGTTTATGACGAACCCAATTTACAAACAGGAAAAGTTTATAAAAGAGATGAATATGTTTCTGTTTTAGACCGCATTCATTCTCCTGTTTGGTTATATTTTTATAAAAGTGAGCTAATAAAAGATAATAAACTAACATTTTATTATGGTATTCTTCATGAAGATGAACTTTTTACTCCAGTTGCAATGTTTTATGCTAAGAGAATTGGTTACTTAGGATCGCCATTCTTCCATCGCAGATATCGAACAGGCTCAATTATGACATTACAAACAAAGGAACAGTCAAAAAAACATTTATTAGGATATATGACTGTAGTAAAAGAATTACATAAATTTGAAGTTGAAAATAAATTAGATTTAGCCTTTAAGAAGTACTTTGAAAGAATATATAAAAGGATAGGAACTTCTATCTTTGGAGCAAAAGATTTAAAAATTAGAGAAAATTTAAAATTGATTGAATTGGGTGTGAATCCTTTTAGAGCTATAAATAAAAAAATTAGAGCTAGAGGTAATTTAAATAAGAAAGGAATAAGTAATGATTAA
- a CDS encoding substrate-binding domain-containing protein — translation MKKVILTFLLPILLLVGCAPAFSLEAPGGTNEAVVENMEPAEITVGLSVSTLSNPFFVSLEEGVNTLATENGTQVISVDAQDDSAKQSNDVDDLIQQGVDVLLINPVDSAAITPAVEAANSAGIPVIMVDRATDSGEFVTLVASDNVAGGEMAAQYIVDQVGENASTLQLEGVPGASATNERGEGFMNVAETSLNVLDSQTANFDRAEGLTVMENMLQGNSDVQAVFAQNDEMALGAIEAIQGAGLSNQITVVSFDGTEGGIKAVEDGSLAATIAQQPDEMGRLALQAAYDFYVGQEIPEKIDSPLELVTKD, via the coding sequence ATGAAGAAAGTAATCTTAACATTCTTGTTGCCAATACTATTACTCGTGGGTTGTGCGCCAGCATTTTCTCTAGAAGCGCCTGGTGGAACAAATGAGGCAGTGGTTGAAAATATGGAGCCAGCTGAAATCACTGTGGGACTGTCAGTTTCAACATTGTCCAACCCATTTTTCGTGTCACTAGAAGAAGGGGTAAATACACTGGCAACTGAAAATGGCACGCAAGTCATTTCTGTAGATGCACAAGATGATTCAGCTAAACAATCCAATGACGTGGATGATTTAATCCAACAGGGTGTTGATGTGTTGTTAATCAACCCAGTAGATTCTGCGGCTATTACGCCAGCTGTTGAGGCTGCCAATAGTGCAGGTATTCCAGTTATTATGGTCGACCGGGCTACTGACTCCGGTGAGTTTGTGACTTTAGTGGCTTCTGATAACGTTGCGGGTGGTGAGATGGCAGCGCAATACATTGTAGATCAAGTTGGCGAGAATGCAAGTACACTTCAATTAGAAGGTGTCCCTGGCGCTTCAGCTACGAATGAACGTGGTGAAGGGTTTATGAATGTTGCGGAAACCAGTTTGAACGTATTAGATAGTCAAACTGCCAATTTTGACCGTGCTGAAGGGTTAACGGTAATGGAAAATATGCTCCAAGGTAATAGCGACGTTCAAGCAGTATTTGCACAAAATGATGAAATGGCATTAGGGGCAATTGAAGCGATCCAAGGTGCTGGATTATCAAATCAAATTACAGTGGTGAGTTTTGATGGGACTGAAGGTGGTATTAAAGCAGTTGAAGATGGTTCTTTAGCAGCTACAATTGCGCAACAACCGGATGAAATGGGCCGTTTAGCATTACAAGCAGCCTATGACTTCTATGTAGGACAAGAAATTCCTGAGAAAATTGATTCACCATTGGAGTTGGTAACTAAAGATTAA
- a CDS encoding glycosyltransferase family 2 protein — MLEPKVSVVIPFYSGKTWLISAIESVLTQTYNNVEILVINDGSKEDISNLISKYRRKVHFINQNNGGPSKARNTGIQKSKGKYIAFLDSDDIWYPEKLKKQISYMEANKSAWSQHSYLMFWDNSRNEKIVETVQYQGNVLRDCYISLKIQTSTVVVRKDILEEYEIKFPEGKRYGQDMVFFRQLAEYSSLGYVEGVLSKFRIRGNNAGFRSEVQLANRAEVWRDIRNNKKLVENLPWNVIMAYKLSEYNNQIVYKIIKKLSRVDRNNEGLYKLFYVLPYCLFKFSSK, encoded by the coding sequence TTGTTGGAACCAAAGGTGAGTGTAGTAATACCATTCTATTCAGGTAAAACTTGGTTAATTTCAGCGATAGAAAGTGTATTAACACAAACATATAATAATGTTGAGATTTTGGTAATTAATGACGGTTCAAAGGAAGACATCTCGAATCTAATATCTAAATATAGAAGAAAAGTTCACTTTATTAATCAAAACAATGGTGGACCATCAAAAGCAAGAAACACGGGAATTCAAAAAAGTAAGGGGAAATATATCGCATTTTTGGATTCAGATGATATTTGGTATCCAGAAAAACTGAAAAAGCAAATAAGTTATATGGAAGCAAATAAATCGGCATGGTCACAACATTCTTATCTGATGTTTTGGGATAATTCTAGAAACGAAAAAATTGTAGAAACTGTTCAGTATCAAGGTAATGTACTCAGAGACTGCTATATTTCTTTAAAGATACAGACTTCGACAGTAGTTGTTAGAAAAGATATTCTAGAAGAATATGAGATTAAATTTCCAGAGGGAAAAAGGTATGGACAAGATATGGTTTTCTTTAGGCAACTAGCAGAATATTCATCTCTAGGTTATGTCGAAGGAGTATTGTCTAAATTTAGAATTCGTGGAAATAATGCAGGATTTAGATCAGAAGTTCAATTGGCAAATAGAGCAGAAGTATGGAGAGATATTAGAAATAATAAAAAATTAGTAGAGAATTTGCCATGGAATGTAATAATGGCATATAAACTATCTGAGTATAATAACCAAATAGTTTATAAAATAATTAAAAAACTTTCCAGAGTAGATAGGAATAATGAGGGATTATATAAATTATTCTATGTACTACCATATTGCTTATTTAAATTTAGTAGTAAATAG
- a CDS encoding capsular polysaccharide biosynthesis protein CapF — MKILVTGAKGFVGRNLVADLKVNKIGEVFEYDRDSSREDLERWTAEVDFIYHLAGVNRPENENEFMEGNFGFTSELLELLKKHNNKASIMISSSIQAALDNPYGNSKKAGEDLMFQYAKETGAKVYVYRFANLFGKWSRPNYNTVVATFCHRIARNEEIQVNNPEAPIELTYIDDVVSELKLALEDKAHKDGQFNYVPLTYQTTVGHVADLIKSFKVSREDLYVPNQEDGLSKKLYATYLSFLPENHFSYELDMKSDDRGSFTEFLKSPERGQVSINVAHPGITKGQHWHHSKNEKFLVVQGSGMIRFRKYGEEEVIEYTVSGKKLEVVDIPTGYTHSIVNTGEEDMVTVMWANEVFEPKNPDTYYEEV; from the coding sequence ATGAAAATTCTAGTTACTGGTGCAAAAGGTTTCGTGGGACGAAATTTAGTTGCAGATTTAAAAGTTAATAAAATTGGTGAAGTATTTGAATATGACCGAGATTCGTCGCGAGAGGATCTTGAACGATGGACAGCTGAAGTAGATTTTATCTACCATTTAGCAGGCGTTAACCGCCCTGAAAATGAGAATGAATTTATGGAAGGTAACTTTGGCTTTACATCTGAATTGCTTGAATTATTGAAAAAACATAATAACAAAGCATCAATCATGATTAGTTCATCAATTCAGGCTGCTTTAGATAATCCATATGGAAACAGTAAAAAGGCTGGAGAAGACTTAATGTTTCAATATGCGAAAGAAACGGGTGCTAAAGTATATGTGTACCGTTTTGCAAATCTTTTCGGTAAATGGAGTCGCCCAAATTACAACACTGTTGTTGCAACGTTTTGCCACCGTATTGCTAGAAATGAAGAAATTCAGGTAAATAATCCTGAAGCACCTATTGAATTGACTTACATTGATGATGTAGTTTCAGAGCTTAAATTAGCATTGGAAGATAAAGCACATAAAGATGGTCAGTTTAATTATGTACCATTAACATATCAAACTACAGTTGGACATGTTGCTGATTTAATTAAGAGCTTTAAAGTTAGTAGAGAAGACTTGTATGTGCCAAATCAAGAAGACGGGTTAAGTAAAAAATTATATGCAACATATTTAAGTTTTTTACCAGAGAATCATTTTTCGTATGAATTAGATATGAAGTCCGACGATCGAGGCTCTTTCACAGAGTTTTTAAAATCACCTGAACGGGGTCAAGTATCCATTAATGTTGCGCACCCTGGTATTACAAAAGGGCAACATTGGCATCATTCAAAGAATGAAAAATTCTTGGTTGTTCAAGGTAGTGGCATGATTCGCTTCCGAAAATATGGAGAAGAAGAAGTAATTGAGTACACTGTGTCAGGAAAAAAATTAGAAGTTGTGGATATTCCAACAGGATATACACATTCAATTGTGAATACAGGTGAAGAAGATATGGTTACAGTTATGTGGGCAAATGAGGTTTTTGAACCGAAAAATCCAGATACTTATTACGAGGAGGTATAA
- the wecB gene encoding non-hydrolyzing UDP-N-acetylglucosamine 2-epimerase, with amino-acid sequence MKKLKVMTVVGTRPEIIRLAAVIQKLEDSEAVEHILVHTGQNYDYELNEVFFEDFGLRKPDYFLNAAGNTPMETVGQILANIDPILVEEAPEAFLVLGDTNSCLCAIAAKRRHIPIFHMEAGNRCFDQRVPEETNRKIVDHTADINLTYSDIAREYLLAEGLPADQIVKTGSPMFEVLNSKLEDIKAADGYKKLGLEKGQYFVVSAHRDENINSERNFLNLVDTLNEIADTYKLPIVVSTHPRTRNMIEEKGVKFNELVHLMKPMGFTDYNNLQLNSKAVLSDSGTISEESSILKFKALNLREAHERPEAMEEGAVMMVGLEKERILQGLTILDSQTEETLRLVADYSMPNVSDKVLRIILSYTDYINRIVWGK; translated from the coding sequence TTGAAAAAATTAAAAGTGATGACTGTTGTAGGTACGCGTCCTGAAATTATTCGATTAGCAGCGGTAATTCAAAAATTAGAAGATTCTGAAGCAGTAGAACATATTTTGGTTCATACGGGTCAAAATTATGACTATGAATTAAATGAAGTATTCTTTGAAGATTTTGGACTTAGAAAACCAGATTATTTCTTAAACGCAGCCGGGAATACACCTATGGAAACTGTAGGTCAAATATTAGCTAATATTGATCCTATCCTAGTTGAAGAAGCGCCAGAAGCTTTCTTAGTATTGGGAGACACAAATAGTTGTCTATGTGCAATAGCTGCGAAACGTCGTCATATTCCTATTTTCCATATGGAAGCAGGAAATCGTTGCTTTGATCAACGTGTACCTGAAGAAACGAATCGTAAAATTGTGGACCATACAGCAGATATTAATTTAACATATTCTGATATTGCTCGTGAGTACCTTTTAGCTGAAGGATTACCTGCTGATCAAATTGTGAAAACTGGTAGCCCTATGTTTGAAGTATTGAATAGTAAGTTAGAAGATATCAAAGCTGCAGATGGATATAAAAAATTAGGACTAGAAAAAGGTCAATATTTTGTTGTATCCGCTCATAGAGATGAAAATATCAATTCAGAACGTAACTTCCTGAATTTAGTAGATACTTTAAATGAAATTGCAGATACCTATAAATTACCGATTGTTGTAAGTACACATCCAAGAACACGTAACATGATTGAGGAAAAAGGTGTTAAATTTAATGAATTAGTTCATTTAATGAAACCGATGGGCTTTACAGACTACAATAATCTTCAATTAAATTCTAAAGCTGTATTAAGTGATAGTGGTACTATTAGTGAAGAATCATCTATTCTTAAATTTAAAGCCTTAAACTTACGTGAAGCTCACGAACGTCCTGAAGCAATGGAAGAGGGAGCTGTTATGATGGTAGGCTTAGAGAAAGAAAGAATTTTACAAGGTTTAACAATTCTTGATTCTCAAACTGAAGAGACTTTACGATTGGTTGCGGATTATAGCATGCCTAATGTATCAGATAAAGTTTTGAGAATTATATTAAGCTATACGGATTATATTAATAGAATTGTATGGGGGAAATAG
- a CDS encoding polysaccharide biosynthesis protein, which translates to MENFAGKTLLITGGTGSFGNAVLDKYLDSDLKEIRIFSRDELKQDNMRHKYQQKDPVNSEKIKFYIGDVRDINSVRNAMHGVDYIFHAAALKQVPSCEFFPMEAVKTNVYGTENVLQAAIEAKVQKVICLSTDKAAYPINAMGTSKAMMEKVAVAKARTVDPEQTMIAVTRYGNVLASRGSVVPLFINQIKSGSELTVTDPTMTRFIMTLEEAVELVVYAFENAQSGDIMVQKAPASTIGDLRDAVRNIFAPETKDKVIGIRHGEKLYETLLTNEECDRAIDMGDFYRVPSDKRDLNYDKFYVDGNEERNTLTEFNSSNTELLPVEAVAEKLLTVPLVQEELAKWEAAK; encoded by the coding sequence ATGGAAAATTTTGCAGGAAAAACATTATTAATCACAGGTGGCACAGGTTCTTTCGGAAATGCAGTTTTAGATAAATACTTAGATTCTGACTTAAAAGAAATCCGTATTTTTTCTCGCGACGAATTGAAACAAGACAATATGCGTCATAAATACCAACAAAAAGACCCAGTTAATAGTGAAAAGATTAAATTCTACATCGGAGATGTTCGAGATATTAATAGTGTGCGTAATGCAATGCATGGTGTAGACTATATTTTCCATGCAGCAGCTTTAAAACAAGTACCTTCATGTGAATTCTTCCCAATGGAGGCTGTTAAGACAAATGTATATGGAACGGAAAACGTTTTACAAGCAGCAATTGAAGCAAAAGTTCAGAAAGTAATTTGTCTATCTACTGATAAAGCAGCTTATCCTATCAATGCAATGGGTACCTCAAAAGCAATGATGGAAAAAGTCGCTGTGGCAAAGGCGCGTACTGTTGACCCAGAGCAAACAATGATTGCAGTTACTCGCTACGGTAATGTGCTGGCTTCACGTGGTTCAGTAGTGCCATTATTTATTAATCAAATCAAATCAGGCTCAGAACTGACGGTAACAGATCCGACTATGACACGTTTCATCATGACACTTGAAGAAGCAGTAGAACTTGTCGTGTATGCATTTGAAAATGCTCAGTCTGGAGATATTATGGTCCAAAAAGCACCTGCTTCAACGATTGGTGATTTGAGAGATGCTGTAAGAAATATTTTTGCTCCTGAAACAAAAGATAAAGTAATTGGTATCCGTCACGGTGAGAAATTGTATGAAACATTATTAACAAATGAAGAGTGTGATCGTGCGATTGATATGGGGGATTTCTATCGTGTACCTTCAGATAAACGTGATTTAAATTACGATAAATTCTATGTTGATGGCAACGAAGAAAGAAATACCTTAACAGAATTCAATTCGAGCAATACGGAACTGTTACCAGTTGAAGCAGTAGCTGAAAAATTATTAACAGTTCCATTAGTGCAAGAAGAATTAGCTAAGTGGGAGGCTGCTAAATAG